Part of the Aquila chrysaetos chrysaetos chromosome 6, bAquChr1.4, whole genome shotgun sequence genome, AGTGCTTTTGCCTACCAGATCAATAGACACagactttcttttgaaaaaacagtACTAGCTTAAATGTTAGGCTAAAATGAATTTCTTTCTCAAACCATGTCTTATTAAAGACTTAAATGAGAGCCGGCTTCTCCCTTGTCACATGACACAGATGCAGTCTGTTCTATTCAGCAAAATGGCTTAGGTGGGACTCACCGTTGCAACCCATTCCACTCAGGGAGCCGATTCTATCGATTCTTCTGCCGAAACAGCCAGAATCTCTCATCATCCTGGGCATCTGCAGCCCCCTCAGTCTCTTGAGGAAGGGGTCCCTGTAGGACAGAGGGCTGCTGGGTGCTAGCCTGGGTTCAGCCTTCTGGTCATCACTCTCATCTATGAGTTCTGGTGGGATCTCCTGGGTTTTGGGTTCTTGCAGGTCAGGATTAGACTCCAGGGCCTCAATCATTGCAAACTTATCCTCCAGTCTCTCCAGCAGAGCCTACAAGAGAAGgattaatttaatgaaattcCTAGTTTTGTGGTCGTTTGCTAGCTCTTCCAGTCATCCAGTTCTGCATTCAGCAATGGTCCCATAGCTAGCCCTAGGGAGACTGTCAGGTTGGATCCCAGGGTTGCTGGTGATACTTGATCTCTGTCCCCTGCAGTAAATCCCTGTACACATTAATTCCACCTGTGGGTAGCTGTAGCTGAGAGCTGAATGAAGCTGTTTGCCACCAAAGTGTATCTTACTGGCGAGGTTAGAAGAgctctttgcagagaaaaaaagcagggttGGAGTTGCACAGGGAGATACTACTCAACACACCAATGGTACACAATCTCAAAGTACCTCTGAATCCATAGTCCACTCCTATGTTCTTAGAAGTTGCCTGCAATGCTCCTTGCCAGCAGTtggctttctcttcttttttttttttttttttttttatctgcttgCTTGTCACCCCTTGCTATTTCAATGGACATCACTTGGAGAAGCTCTCGGTGTTTTCACTGATCTCTGCCTCAGGAGTTACATGATTGCTGCTCCTTAAAGTAACATGCATCTCCCTGAAAATACCTGTATGCTATAATCTATGTCTGCTATGTGACTTCTTCCTGACTACTGTTCTCTCTAACTTTTAAAGCTTTGTGTAACAGGGATCAGATAACCTCCTCAAGGGCAGCTCAACCAATTAGAGGAATCTAGTTGTCCATCTCTAGAAGTAGAGCAGAGAGGAGTGAGCCTTATGGCTTGCTTGACAGTGAATACATTTGGAAGCCACTCTACTCGGTTAGCTGCTGGAAAAAGCCTAGAGGGATGGGACAGTTTTAGCTTTGGCTGACGCTGTCCTAATCATCTTAGGGAGTTTGTTCTCAGGGTATGATGCTGTGAGAAGCTGGTCACTGGTACCAGTCCAAGGAAAGGTTTGAGCTTTCAGACTTCATCTTAAGACTGAGTCTTAAGCTTGTACGGTGCTGCAACAATGGATATTCTCATTCCTTAAAATATGCACCTGGTAATTTCATAGCTCTAGAAGCTTTTCTGGATGAGTCACAGTAAATGATCATACTATTCCTCTAGCaacttttctaaaattttgACTTTGGGTGCTTCACTTTACCTCCTTAACTCCCATCCACATGCAGCCAGTTCTCTTAAATCCACAAAGCTAGAGCCGTATGGCTGTCCACCTTCACTGTTCCTGCCATTTAGTGGGATAAACAGAAGCCTACCTGAAAGTTTTCCGTTTGTTCTTATAGAGCTACTGTgatgattttttcccctctctgggACTTTGCTCCCAGGAAGGTggatctttaaaagaaaaagaaccgAAAACCCAAAGCAGGCATCCTACAtcagaattttgtttctcagtGCTACCCAGTAGCTCAAGTGAACCCAGCACTGGAGGATATTGCTCTATAGAGCTTCTTTGAACCCCTGTGAAGAACTGAGACTTTGTCCCCCAGCATGTGATTGCTGATGTGGCTATCCAATCATgtaaaatattagcaaaaaCACCATCTCACACTCTGCTAAATACCCCAAAAGTTTAACCTTGCAAAAGGAGAAAGTCCTCACCTCCATGCTGGCCAGTTCTTTGGCAGGGCTGAGGCTGTAGATAGGGTTGGCTCTGCTGAACTGGAGTTGGatgagcagcagcaagag contains:
- the LOC115343363 gene encoding natriuretic peptides A; amino-acid sequence: MDTKGSFSCGFLLLLLIQLQFSRANPIYSLSPAKELASMEALLERLEDKFAMIEALESNPDLQEPKTQEIPPELIDESDDQKAEPRLAPSSPLSYRDPFLKRLRGLQMPRMMRDSGCFGRRIDRIGSLSGMGCNGSRKN